Within the Candidatus Paceibacterota bacterium genome, the region TTTTCCATATAAATTCTCTTCGTGGCCCACAAAAATAGCATTTTTCTTCTTGTCGATTTTTGTTACATAAAGCGGTCTTTGTGAAGGGCTTGTTGCGCCTATTTTAATTTTATTCCTTTGTCCTATTGTGAAAAAATAAACCCCTTCATGTTTTCCTAATACTTTTCCATCTTTATTTAAAATTGGACCAGGATTTTTTTTCAATTTTTCTTTAAGAAAATCTGAGAGTTTTTTTTCTTCTAAAAAACAAATACCCTGGCTTTCGCTATATCCTCTCTCTTTATTTGATTCTCTTTTAAAAAATTTTGAAAGATTTGAATTTTTTATTTCTTTAAAAACATCTCTCTTTATAAAACTACCTAAGGGAAAAATTGTTTTTTTAAGTTCTTTTTGGGTAAGTTGCCACAAAAAATAAGATTGGTCTTTTTGTTTGTCTTTAGCTTTTAAAATCTGAAATTTAGGACTATGGGTGATTTCTTTTCTTAAACAAACATAATGCCCTGTTGCAATTTTTTTTGCACCATAATTTTCTGCTTTCTTTAGGACAACTCCAAATTTAATTTTCTTATTACAAAAAGAGCAAGGATTTGGTGTTTCGCCCTTTTTGTAAGTTTCACAAAAGTCAGATATTATTTCTTTTTCAAATATATTTCTTATCTTAAAAACATAATGAGGAATTGAAAGCTCTTTTGCTATTTTTTTTACTTTATCTATTTCTTCTTTTTGTTTTGTCTTGCCAATATGAAGAAAGGTTATGCCAAAAATATCAAAACCTTTTTTCTTTAAATAAAGAGCAGCAAAAGTAGAATCAATACCTCCACTCATTAAAACTGCTATTTTCATAAATTTAAACGAAGTGAAAATTTAATGCGCAAACTTCAATTATTTAATCATTTTATAAAAAAATACAGCAAACAAAAACCCCGCCTTTTTCCGACTGGGGTTTTTGTCTACCTAGGTAAAATTATTTATATATTACCTTACGGCTTCCTTTAGAGCTTTTCCTGCCTTAAATCTTGGAACTGTCATAGCGGGAATCTGAATTGTTGCCCCAGTTTTTGGATTCCTTCCTGCTCTTGCTTTTCTTTTTGAGGTCTTGAAAGTACCAAAACCCGTTAAGACGACCTCGCCGCTCTTCATGCCAGCTGTAACTGCATCAAGAACTTCATTTAAAACTGCTGAAACTTCATTTTTTGAAAGCTTAGTCTTTTCAGCAACTTTTTCAACAATATCTTGTTTTGACATAAATTTTTTAAGTTCGCATTAAAAAATTTAATACGTAACTCTGTTTAGTTTCTAAAAATACTTTTCGACCTTTCTTTGCTTTTATTATAATATTGTAACACCAATATCTTTGTCAAGCAAGTAAATATAAGGGTTCCTGAAAATTCATAAAAATTTGAAAAAATACGACAACTCTCTTATAATTATTTAAAGATCCAAAAGGAGGTGATTTGGTGGCAAAAAACGGAGGTAACGAAAGAGATACAGTATTAAATGGCCGAAAAAAGAAACGAAAAATGAAACAAGCACAGAAGATAAAGGCCACTACCAAGAGAAAAAAAACCATGCCGGGGGACTTCTAGTCCCCCATCGCATTTTTAAAAAAGATTTTAAATTTTATAATAATTAATAAAGATGGAACAATTCTCATCAAAAATTTTCCTTTGGTATTTAAGAGTAGCAGCTAAAATACAATTGGCAAAATCAAAACCAAAGATAATTGGTATTGGCGGAAGCGCAGGTAAAAGCTCTTTGTGCAAAATATTAGAAACTGTCCTGAAAGAAAAATTCAGGGTAAAAGCAAGCCAAGGTCTTAATACAGAGACCGGCGTTCCGCTCTCTATTTTAAATCTTCCCCCAAAAGATTACTCTTTATTTGATTGGGCCCGAATAATACTCCTTA harbors:
- a CDS encoding HU family DNA-binding protein translates to MSKQDIVEKVAEKTKLSKNEVSAVLNEVLDAVTAGMKSGEVVLTGFGTFKTSKRKARAGRNPKTGATIQIPAMTVPRFKAGKALKEAVR
- the mnmA gene encoding tRNA 2-thiouridine(34) synthase MnmA, translated to MKIAVLMSGGIDSTFAALYLKKKGFDIFGITFLHIGKTKQKEEIDKVKKIAKELSIPHYVFKIRNIFEKEIISDFCETYKKGETPNPCSFCNKKIKFGVVLKKAENYGAKKIATGHYVCLRKEITHSPKFQILKAKDKQKDQSYFLWQLTQKELKKTIFPLGSFIKRDVFKEIKNSNLSKFFKRESNKERGYSESQGICFLEEKKLSDFLKEKLKKNPGPILNKDGKVLGKHEGVYFFTIGQRNKIKIGATSPSQRPLYVTKIDKKKNAIFVGHEENLYGKNLIAKDVNWVLGKPPNLSTKIQAQIRYGHRPIPAIIKKFSKNKIYIEFKKPQRAITIGQSVVFYKRDLLLGGGIIKEIIN